Below is a window of Syntrophomonas wolfei subsp. wolfei str. Goettingen G311 DNA.
AAGTTCTTTGAACATGAATCCTGTGGCAAATGTAATCCTTGCCGCGAGGGTACTTTCCGCTGCCGGGAGATAATGGAAAAGATCAACTCCGGTCGCGCTACGGAAGCGGATATTGATAATCTTCTCCTGCTGGCCCGGGTGATGAAGAGGGCCGCCCTGTGCGGATTGGGACAGGCGGCGCCGGTGCCGATTACTTCTACTATTGAACACTTCGGGCATGAGTACAGAAGAAAACTTCTGCAGTACGCGTAAGGGGGGAGAGCAATGATAAAACTAACTATAGATGGTAAAGAAATTGAGGTAGCCAGGGGTACTATGTTGCTGGACGCCTGTCGCCAGGCGGGAGCTGATATACCCACTCTGTGCTATGATCCGGACCTCAGACTGGCTGGTTCCTGTCGCATGTGCGTAGTAGATGTCAAAGGACGGCCTGCTTTGGTAGCCAGTTGTGTCGCTCCAGCTGAAAACGGCATGGTGGTACAGACCGAAAGTGATGATGTGGTGGAATCCCGTAAAATCATCCTGGAACTGCTGGCGGCCCGGCACAAGTTTGAATGCCCTACCTGTGAAAAGGACGGGGACTGCAAGCTGCAGGATTATATGTATCGCTACGGGGTGAAAGAATCCCGCTATGATGGGGAAGGCCCCCATTTCGGGATGGAAGACCCCAATCCCTTTATTGAAAGGGACTATGACAAGTGTATCATGTGTACCCGTTGTGTCCGGGCCTGTGACGGCATAACCGGGGCTCAAGCCATAAATGTTAAAGACCGGGGACATCATGCCAAGATAGCTGCTCCTTTTGATGGCAAACTGGCTGATTCCACTTGTGTCTTCTGTGGCCAGTGTATTATGGTCTGTCCGGTTGGCGCTTTGACCAGCAAGGTGGCGGCGGGCAAAGGCAAGCCGGCTCAAAATGAGAAGGTTCTGACCACCTGTACCTATTGTGGTACCGGATGTACTCTGGAATTAAATGTTAATAACGACCGCGTGGTTGGTGTCACTTCCAATCGGGATGCGGACTGGAGCCCGGTTAACAAGGGAGCCCTTTGCGTTAAGGGCCGCTTTGGTTGGGACTTCATCCATTCCCCGGATAGATTGACCACCCCCATGATTCGCGAAAACGGCGAGCTGCGCCCGGCCTCCTGGGATGAAGCCCTGGATTTTGCCGCCGGTAAAATCAAAGGGATTAAAGAGAAATATGGCTCAGACAGCCTGGCCATGTTTTCCTCCGCCCGGGTCACCAATGAAGAGAACTATATAGCGCAGAAGTTGATGAGGGCCGTTATCGGTACCAATAATGTCGACCACTGCGCCCGTCTCTGACACTCCGTTACTGTCGCCGGTCTGGGGGCAGCATTTGGTAGTGGAGCAATGACCAATGCCATTGGTGAACTGGAGAAAGATGCTACGGCTATTTTCTTAATCGGAACCAACACCACGGAAAACCACCCGGTAATCGGGTACAAGATCCGCAAAAATGTACGGGAGAATGGGGCCAAGCTGATTGTGGCCGACCCGCGCGAAATTGAACTGGCAGGAATAGCTGATGTCTATATGCAATTCCGGCCTGGGACTGATGTGGCCCTGCTCAATGGGATGATGAATGTCATTATCAACGAGGGCCTGCTGGACAAGGAATTCGTCGAAACCCGTACGGAAGCTTATGAGGCCTTTGCCCAGGTAGTGGAAAAATATACTCCGGAATATGTTTCACCTATAACCGGGGTACCAGCGGAAGATATCCGCAAAGCGGCCCGGATTTATGCTGAAGCGGAGAGAGCTTCCATCTGCTATGCTATGGGACTAACCCAGCACAGCACCGGAACCGACAATGTCAAGTCCTGTTGTAACCTGGCTCTGTTGACCGGCAACCTGGGCAAACCGGGCACCGGGGTAAATCCTTTGCGCGGGCAGAACAACGTGCAGGGAGCCTGTGATATGGGTGCTCTGCCGGTGGTATTCACCGCTTACCAGGGTGTGGGCATAGAAGCCAACCGGGAAAAATTTGAGAAAGCTTGGGGAGTAAAGCTATCCGGGCAGAATGGACTAACCTTAACTGCAGCTATCAACAAGGCCCATCATGGCGAGTTGAAAGCACTGCTGGTACTGGGGGAAAATCCCATGGTCAGTGACCCCGATCTGGACCACGTGGAAGATGCCCTGGATAACCTGGAATTCCTGATGGTACAGGATATATTCCTAACAGAAACCGCGCAGAGAGCTGATGTGGTATTCCCTGGCGTTACTTTTGCCGAGAAAGAGGGTACCTTTACCAACACCGAGAGAAGGGTGCAGCGGGTACGCAAGGCCATCAGCAACCGGGGCGATGCCCGGCAGGATTACGAGATTCTCTGTGAACTCTCCACCCGCCTGGGTTATCCCATGAGTTACTCCTCACCGGAAGAGATATTCGAGGAAATCAGAACCCTCACTCCTTCCTATGCCGGTATCACTTACCAGCGCCTGGAGGGTAAAGGTCTGCACTGGCCTTGCCCGACTGAGGATCATCCGGGAACCCCCATATTGCACAAAGAGAAATTCAACCGCGGTCTGGGATTGTTCCATGCTATTGAGTTCCAGGAAGCAGCAGAATTACCCGATGCTGAGTATCCTCTGATCCTGAGCACCGGACGCAGCCTCTTCCATTATCATACCGGTACCATGACCAGAAGGGCAGTGGCCCTGGACCTTCACCAGCCGGAAAACGAGATACAGGTCAATCCGGTTACCGCAGCCAAGTTGGGCATTATGGATGGGGAAATGGCCCGGGTAGTTACCCGGAGAGGCAGTATTGAACTCAAAGCTAAGTTAACTGATATAGTAAAGGAAAATGTAATCTTTACCTTCTTCCACTTTAGCGAAGCAGCCGCTAACATGCTGACCAATGCCAGCGTTCTTGACCCGGTGGCCGGCATCCCTGAATACAAGGTATCTGCCGCCCGCCTGGAAAAAATAAGCTAGCTAAAGAGTTGTCAAGGGGACGGTTCTTTTGACACCTAAAACAATATCAACTATCAATGCAGTAAATGCTTTTGTAAATGTAGTAAATGTTTTTGTCAATGCAGTAAATGTTTTTAAGAAACAGCAACAACTATAGTTCCATTCAAATTAAGGTAAGGAGTATGTTAAAGAAGAACCGCCCCCTGACTTAATTGAAAAGAAACAATAAGGAGGCCGGGTTTAATCCCGGCCTCCTTTTATATAGGCCATTATATGATTTTACTGCAAAAAGTTATTAATAATCATTGGCTTGTATAAATATACCGCTCGCCAACGCTCGCTTTGTATATTTATGCAACCCTTATGCAACATAAGGGGTTTTTGCAGTAGAGTAATGTTTTGATAAACTCATTAAAAAAACGTAACAGGCCGGGTGAGCCGAGATGCTTGCCCGGCCTATTGAAAAATATATAAAAAAAAATATAAGGGGGTCAGATTAATAAAGGGTTGATAGTATAGTTTTCCCACCCTGAAATCATTTAGACTATTTTATTGCTTCTCACCCAAATACGCATTTTTTCAGCTTCCTTAATGAGTTCATCCCGCAGGTCGGGGTGGGCCAGGTTAATAAGCGCTTCGGCCCGCTGCCAGGTAGATTTGGCCTTGAGCATGGTAATACCATATTCAGTAACTACATAAAAGTTTATACTCCGGGGTACAGTTACAACGGCTCCCGGGGTTAGCGTGGGCCGGATTCGGGATTGCAGATTGCCTTCTTTGTCGCTAAAGGTTGAGGTCAGGCAGATCAGACCTTTGCCCCCCTTAGAATAATAGGAACCGATAATGAAGTCCAGCTGTCCGCCGGTTCCGGAGATATGCCGGGTTCCCGATGACTCTGAAGCCACTTGTCCATAAAGGTCTACCTCAATGGCATTATTGATGCCGAGAACTTTGTCATTGCGGCCAATAATAAAGGGGTCATTGGTATAATCTACGGGATAGATAGCACATGCCGGGTTTCCATCCAGGAAGTTATACAGTTTGTTGGTACCCATGGCAAAAGTGTATGCCATCTTGCATTTGTCCAGTTGTTTGCGGCGACCGGTAATACGGCCGGCTTCATACATATCGACAAAGGAGTCTACCAGCATTTCTGTGTGTACCCCCAGATCCTTCAAATCGGATTGGGCTATCATAGCTCCTACAGCATTGGGCATGGCGCCTATTCCCAACTGCAGGCAGGCTCCGTCTTCGATTTCTTCCAGGACTATGGAAGCTATTTTCTTGTCGGTATCTGATATGGGGAGTTCCGGAAGCTGAATCATAGGCTGGTTGTCCCCTTCAACTATGTAGTCAACTTCAGATATGTGAATGGACTCCCGGCAGCCGCCCAGGCAGATGGGAACGTTTTCATTGACTTCCACTATAACGGTCTTGGCGGTATCACAGAACAGTGGGGTTAAAGAGAGCGCGGTACCTAAATTAAAGAAACCGTGTTTATCCATGGGGGCAACCTTAATCAGAGCTACATCGGCTGCCACATAATCGCGCTCGTAAAAACTGGGGCCTTCATGATAGGTTAAAGGTACATAATTGCACAAATCCTTATCATGCAGTTTGCGGCTGGCGGCACTCATATGATAGTCATTATATATGAAGTGTTTTCTCTCCGGGTCAGCCAGAACCGTTTTGGGCGGGAAGGGGCAGGTGGTGGTGCGGATATTGACATTCTCTAACTCATCAACCCGCTGGGCCAGTGCAGCGTCCAGGTAGCTGGAATTCATGACAAATTCTCCATACTGCACCAGGTCGCCGGATTTAACTACCTTCATAGCTTCTTCTACGGGTAGCAGTTTGCGTTTATATTCCGTGCTGTAATCCATCTTAGGGCAATTCCTCCTTAATGGCATATTTGCAAGGGATTATAGTTTAAGAAATTTAAAAATATTAACATGGATGAAAAGTGAGTTAGTGGCTCTTGAACAATAAGGTATAGTTGGAAATCTTGATTCCTCCCTCCTTACCCCTCACACCTCACTCCTCACACCTTACTATTAATTAAGCCAGGCTGTAGACCGGAGCGTAGAATGTTGTTGGCAGGACTGCTCGCGGTCGCAACCTGAAACTTATTAACCTCTGAGCAAGTCTCCGGCGATTACCAGTCTCTGAACCTCGCCGGTTCCTTCGTATATCTGGAATATCTTGGCGTCACGGTAGTATTTTTCTACCGGGTAGTCCTTGGTATAGCCATATCCGCCGAAAACCTGCACCGCTTCGGTGGCGCAGAATACGGCGGTATCACCAGCATAGGCTTTGGCCAGGGAGGCGGCTTTGCTGAAACGGGGAACATTCATATCCTGCAGTGAGGAGGCTTCCAGATAGAGCAGGCGGGAGGCTTCAATCCTCATGGCCATATCCGCCAGCTTGAACTGAATGGCCTGGAAGCTGCATATGGGTTTGCCAAACTGGGTGCGCAATTTGGAATACTCCAACGAAGCGTCCAGACAGGCTTGGGATACGCCGGTGGCCATGGCGGCAATGCTGGCCCGGGAAAGGTCCAAAGTCTTCATTATGATATAGAAGCCCTGTCCTTCGGTGCCCAAAAGATTCTTGGCCGGAACCCGGACATCTTCAAATATTACTTCAGTGGTGTTGGAAGTTCTGATTCCCAGTTTGTCTTCGGTTTTGCCTACGGTTATACCGGGGGTATTGCGGTCAACAATAAAGGCACACATACCTTTGGTACCCATCTTCTTATCCAGGGTGGCCAGTACGGTATAAACGCCGGCGGTTCCGCCATTGCTGATGAACTGTTTGCTGCCGTTTAGAATATACTCATCGCCGCTTTTGACACAGCGGGTGGCAATGCCACCGGCATCGGAACCGGCACCGGGCTCGGTCAAACAGAATGCTGCCAGTTCGCCATCCAGCAAGCGTCCATAAAACTCTTTTTTCTGCTCGTGATTGGCGGCTACCAGAACGGGGTCGGACGCCAATAGGGTGCTGGCTACCATGACGGTACCTACGCCGGCATCACCCCAGCAGATTTCTTCAGCGACAATGTTCTGGGCGGTATGATCGAGGCCGGCTCCGCCATATTCCGCTGGTACGCCGATGGTCATCAGTCCTACTTCGTGCATCTTTTTAATGCAGTCTTCGGGATAAATGTGGTTGTTATCCCACTCGGAGGCATAGGGTGCTATCTCATTGACCGCAAAATCATGGGCCATTTTTTTCATCATTTCTTGTTCTTCATTTAAACGGAAATCCATTATTATTCCTCCCTACGTGAAATTGTTGAACGAAAGCCTTAATATTATTGCAAAAAATAATTAATTCACTGGCTTGTATAAATATACCGCTCGCCGTCTTCGCATGGACAACACCTACGGCTTGTCTCGCGGCTCAAGGGGTACCGCGCTAATCTCCCGTCCATGGGAGTAGCGCTGCGAGCTTAGATGTCTCTGGTCCAGAGGGAACAGTAAGCCGGTCCGCCGCCCACGCAAAGTGAAGCGCCGCCAACGGTCTTACCCTGCTTTTCCAGCTCATAGTACAGGGAAACGACAATGCGCAGGGCGGTGCATCCTACCGGGTGGCCCAGGCCGATACCGGAACCGTTGGCATTTACTTTGCTCAAGTCCATTTCGATGCCGAAATCCTCTTTTAGCATCCGGCCTACACCAATAAACTGAGGAGCAAAAGCTTCGTTGATTTCCCAGTATTCTACATCTTCATATTTCATTCCCGCTTCTTTGAGGCATTTGGGAATGGCTACTGCCGGACCTAGACCCATAACTTCGGGGGCCACGCCTTCACCACAGATATTTATCAGTTTCATCAAGGGTTTTACCCCTAATTCCAGGGCTTTGGCCTTGGACATAATGATTACGGCAGCGGCAGCATCATTGAGACCGGAAGCGTTGGCGGCAGTTACCACTCCGCCCTTTTTGAAAGCTGAAGGCAATTTGGCCATAGCTTCCAGGTTGGCATCGGGAATCATATGCTCGTCTTTGTCATAGATTTTGACACCCTTTTTGGACTTCAGTTCTACCGGGACTATTTCCCGTTGGAAGGTTCCGTCCTGA
It encodes the following:
- a CDS encoding acyl-CoA dehydrogenase family protein, whose protein sequence is MDFRLNEEQEMMKKMAHDFAVNEIAPYASEWDNNHIYPEDCIKKMHEVGLMTIGVPAEYGGAGLDHTAQNIVAEEICWGDAGVGTVMVASTLLASDPVLVAANHEQKKEFYGRLLDGELAAFCLTEPGAGSDAGGIATRCVKSGDEYILNGSKQFISNGGTAGVYTVLATLDKKMGTKGMCAFIVDRNTPGITVGKTEDKLGIRTSNTTEVIFEDVRVPAKNLLGTEGQGFYIIMKTLDLSRASIAAMATGVSQACLDASLEYSKLRTQFGKPICSFQAIQFKLADMAMRIEASRLLYLEASSLQDMNVPRFSKAASLAKAYAGDTAVFCATEAVQVFGGYGYTKDYPVEKYYRDAKIFQIYEGTGEVQRLVIAGDLLRG
- the fdhF gene encoding formate dehydrogenase subunit alpha, with product MIKLTIDGKEIEVARGTMLLDACRQAGADIPTLCYDPDLRLAGSCRMCVVDVKGRPALVASCVAPAENGMVVQTESDDVVESRKIILELLAARHKFECPTCEKDGDCKLQDYMYRYGVKESRYDGEGPHFGMEDPNPFIERDYDKCIMCTRCVRACDGITGAQAINVKDRGHHAKIAAPFDGKLADSTCVFCGQCIMVCPVGALTSKVAAGKGKPAQNEKVLTTCTYCGTGCTLELNVNNDRVVGVTSNRDADWSPVNKGALCVKGRFGWDFIHSPDRLTTPMIRENGELRPASWDEALDFAAGKIKGIKEKYGSDSLAMFSSARVTNEENYIAQKLMRAVIGTNNVDHCARLUHSVTVAGLGAAFGSGAMTNAIGELEKDATAIFLIGTNTTENHPVIGYKIRKNVRENGAKLIVADPREIELAGIADVYMQFRPGTDVALLNGMMNVIINEGLLDKEFVETRTEAYEAFAQVVEKYTPEYVSPITGVPAEDIRKAARIYAEAERASICYAMGLTQHSTGTDNVKSCCNLALLTGNLGKPGTGVNPLRGQNNVQGACDMGALPVVFTAYQGVGIEANREKFEKAWGVKLSGQNGLTLTAAINKAHHGELKALLVLGENPMVSDPDLDHVEDALDNLEFLMVQDIFLTETAQRADVVFPGVTFAEKEGTFTNTERRVQRVRKAISNRGDARQDYEILCELSTRLGYPMSYSSPEEIFEEIRTLTPSYAGITYQRLEGKGLHWPCPTEDHPGTPILHKEKFNRGLGLFHAIEFQEAAELPDAEYPLILSTGRSLFHYHTGTMTRRAVALDLHQPENEIQVNPVTAAKLGIMDGEMARVVTRRGSIELKAKLTDIVKENVIFTFFHFSEAAANMLTNASVLDPVAGIPEYKVSAARLEKIS
- a CDS encoding acetyl-CoA hydrolase/transferase family protein — protein: MDYSTEYKRKLLPVEEAMKVVKSGDLVQYGEFVMNSSYLDAALAQRVDELENVNIRTTTCPFPPKTVLADPERKHFIYNDYHMSAASRKLHDKDLCNYVPLTYHEGPSFYERDYVAADVALIKVAPMDKHGFFNLGTALSLTPLFCDTAKTVIVEVNENVPICLGGCRESIHISEVDYIVEGDNQPMIQLPELPISDTDKKIASIVLEEIEDGACLQLGIGAMPNAVGAMIAQSDLKDLGVHTEMLVDSFVDMYEAGRITGRRKQLDKCKMAYTFAMGTNKLYNFLDGNPACAIYPVDYTNDPFIIGRNDKVLGINNAIEVDLYGQVASESSGTRHISGTGGQLDFIIGSYYSKGGKGLICLTSTFSDKEGNLQSRIRPTLTPGAVVTVPRSINFYVVTEYGITMLKAKSTWQRAEALINLAHPDLRDELIKEAEKMRIWVRSNKIV
- a CDS encoding thiolase family protein; the protein is MMKEIQDVVIVSACRTPIARFLGSLKDVQAIDLGITVAKEAIKRAGIQPDIIDEIVMGEVYPHMQGSLPARQVGIAAGLPVRSNACNVNQNCASGMRALDVALTHIQLGKTDVALVVGVESMTNAPYMIPKARMGYRMGPGSIEDAMLHDGLIDRLVPGHMGVTAENIAEKYGITREECDQLALASHQRATRATQDGTFQREIVPVELKSKKGVKIYDKDEHMIPDANLEAMAKLPSAFKKGGVVTAANASGLNDAAAAVIIMSKAKALELGVKPLMKLINICGEGVAPEVMGLGPAVAIPKCLKEAGMKYEDVEYWEINEAFAPQFIGVGRMLKEDFGIEMDLSKVNANGSGIGLGHPVGCTALRIVVSLYYELEKQGKTVGGASLCVGGGPAYCSLWTRDI